One genomic segment of Mobula hypostoma chromosome 2, sMobHyp1.1, whole genome shotgun sequence includes these proteins:
- the atp5f1e gene encoding ATP synthase subunit epsilon, mitochondrial, with protein sequence MVAYWRQAGLSYIRYSRICAQAVRAALKPQYQAEAKKVGDINVKVNKPKE encoded by the exons ATGGTGGCGTACTGGAGACAGGCGGGACTCAG TTACATTCGTTATTCTCGTATTTGTGCCCAAGCAGTGCGGGCTGCTCTGAAACCCCAGTACCAAGCAGAGGCTAAGAAAGTAGGAGATATAAATGTAAAAGTCAACAAGCCAAAAGAGTAA